Proteins from a single region of bacterium:
- a CDS encoding ABC transporter permease: MNTRGLQQLATQTRFDFVLLWRNPLASFFTVVLPLIFLFVLTALFGNDLVTPVGPKLASRFVPGIIALSVVQASFVNLAIVTVFRRETSILKRVRGTPIRPWVFMGGLVATAYAVIALMAVLMALIGWAVYDVDLLWKTVPSLIVTLIIGGAVFCALGLAFTNLVPNETAGPPFLNLVVLPLYFVSDVYVPATDETPQAITLIGDIFPIRHLAVALQGSFDPLSDKSIWPVTNWLVMVAWGVAGVLIVTRWFRWTPRS; the protein is encoded by the coding sequence ATGAACACTCGGGGACTCCAGCAGCTGGCGACTCAGACCCGCTTCGACTTCGTGCTGCTGTGGCGCAACCCATTGGCCAGCTTTTTCACCGTCGTCCTGCCCCTCATCTTCTTGTTCGTGCTCACCGCTCTCTTCGGCAATGACTTGGTCACCCCGGTCGGCCCGAAGCTGGCCAGTCGCTTTGTGCCGGGCATCATCGCGTTGTCGGTGGTCCAAGCCTCCTTTGTGAATCTGGCTATCGTCACGGTCTTTCGCCGGGAGACGAGCATTCTCAAGAGAGTGCGGGGCACCCCAATACGTCCCTGGGTATTCATGGGGGGCCTGGTTGCCACCGCCTACGCCGTTATCGCCCTGATGGCGGTGCTGATGGCGTTGATCGGCTGGGCGGTCTACGACGTGGATCTGTTGTGGAAGACGGTTCCCAGCCTGATCGTGACCTTGATCATTGGGGGCGCAGTGTTCTGTGCCCTTGGGTTGGCATTCACCAACCTGGTTCCCAATGAGACGGCCGGCCCACCGTTCCTCAACCTGGTCGTCTTGCCGCTTTACTTCGTCTCTGACGTCTATGTGCCAGCCACTGACGAAACACCCCAGGCAATCACCCTGATCGGCGACATATTCCCCATCAGGCATCTGGCGGTGGCCCTGCAAGGGAGTTTCGACCCCCTCAGCGACAAGTCGATTTGGCCCGTGACCAACTGGCTGGTCATGGTGGCGTGGGGTGTGGCCGGTGTCCTCATCGTCACCCGGTGGTTCCGCTGGACTCCCCGAAGCTGA
- a CDS encoding FAD-dependent oxidoreductase, translating into MTKCDVVVIGAGAAGLSAGALLAAEGKSVTLLERSPFLGGRALAADDDGFKVNLGGHLIEDPGSGLTKVFEHVGKELIHGEVSHDMPIWDNDTQTWGSIRDRYPDKTEVKKVIKAITESTWDELEEWDDRPMREWLAQHTSDQGVYDLYEFIAVLECMTDEWYDHSASDNLWVRKMHYEERHMAAYSCWPGQGWDGMWQDLADGFTEHGGELRMQTPAGRVLIENGAVVGVSIPHEPKVPVDYDVGEVIECDAVISTLPVWNVFNVVPEWELPEWYTSQIRYLAQDQYRVTMLNLYFATEEPVTMFDPRELATWLATPHSPTPGYMYDQAAMDPNGIPDGLHLYCTGGIVPGSRGRDRRYIEDMYNRLEQGLYVMYPGLAEHVWKRRLYVFDPAFGVAQKPMLVGKFRPHWRAPTVDGLYFASETFRSRGIGTDRSARAALTCVEDILGRRIPTFGDGWRY; encoded by the coding sequence ATGACCAAATGCGACGTTGTCGTCATCGGCGCTGGTGCGGCCGGGCTGAGCGCTGGAGCCCTTCTGGCCGCTGAAGGCAAATCGGTCACCCTTCTGGAACGCTCGCCATTCCTGGGTGGCCGTGCCCTGGCAGCTGACGACGATGGCTTCAAGGTGAACTTGGGCGGACACCTCATCGAAGACCCCGGGTCGGGCCTGACCAAGGTGTTCGAGCACGTGGGTAAAGAGCTGATCCACGGCGAGGTGTCCCACGACATGCCGATCTGGGACAACGACACCCAAACGTGGGGGTCGATCCGCGACCGCTACCCCGACAAGACCGAGGTGAAGAAGGTCATCAAGGCCATCACCGAGAGCACATGGGACGAGCTGGAGGAATGGGACGACCGCCCCATGCGGGAATGGCTGGCCCAGCACACCTCTGACCAGGGGGTATACGACCTCTACGAGTTCATCGCCGTGCTGGAGTGCATGACCGACGAATGGTACGACCATTCGGCCAGCGACAACCTGTGGGTGCGCAAGATGCACTACGAGGAGCGGCACATGGCCGCCTACTCCTGCTGGCCGGGCCAGGGCTGGGACGGCATGTGGCAGGACCTGGCCGACGGCTTCACCGAACACGGCGGCGAGCTGCGGATGCAGACCCCGGCCGGCCGCGTGCTGATCGAGAACGGAGCCGTGGTGGGCGTGTCCATCCCCCATGAGCCCAAAGTGCCCGTCGACTACGACGTCGGCGAGGTAATCGAGTGCGACGCGGTGATCTCCACGCTGCCGGTGTGGAACGTGTTCAACGTGGTGCCCGAGTGGGAGCTGCCTGAGTGGTACACCAGCCAGATTCGCTATCTGGCCCAAGACCAGTATCGGGTGACCATGCTCAACCTCTACTTCGCCACCGAGGAACCGGTGACCATGTTCGACCCCCGGGAGCTGGCTACTTGGCTAGCCACCCCCCACAGCCCGACGCCGGGCTACATGTACGACCAAGCGGCCATGGACCCCAACGGCATTCCCGATGGGCTCCACCTGTACTGCACCGGGGGCATCGTTCCCGGCTCCCGCGGGCGGGACCGGCGCTACATCGAGGACATGTACAACCGCCTCGAGCAGGGTCTGTACGTGATGTATCCCGGCCTGGCCGAGCACGTGTGGAAGAGGCGCTTGTACGTGTTCGACCCCGCTTTCGGCGTGGCGCAGAAGCCCATGCTGGTGGGCAAGTTCCGACCTCATTGGCGAGCCCCCACCGTCGACGGCCTGTACTTCGCCAGCGAGACCTTCCGCAGCCGAGGCATCGGCACCGACCGGTCGGCCCGGGCCGCCCTCACCTGCGTTGAGGACATCTTGGGCCGCCGCATCCCCACCTTCGGCGACGGCTGGCGCTATTGA
- a CDS encoding nuclear transport factor 2 family protein, translated as MSPLETVKDYFAALNAEDWEFMASVLHPELDLIPSGSRPRIGSDKAIAMFQKIFERFPVHQDNPTRFLESGSTVVAEITFNGTTADGTEVAFDAVDIFDVEDGRICRLSQWFDTAALASMLES; from the coding sequence ATGAGCCCCCTAGAGACAGTCAAGGACTACTTCGCGGCTCTCAACGCCGAGGACTGGGAGTTCATGGCTTCGGTGCTTCATCCCGAGCTCGACCTGATCCCCTCCGGGTCGCGGCCCCGCATCGGATCCGACAAGGCCATCGCCATGTTCCAGAAGATCTTCGAGCGATTCCCGGTCCACCAAGACAATCCCACCCGATTCCTGGAGTCCGGCAGCACTGTTGTGGCGGAGATCACCTTCAACGGCACCACGGCCGATGGCACCGAGGTGGCTTTCGACGCCGTAGACATCTTCGACGTGGAAGATGGCCGCATCTGCCGCCTCTCCCAGTGGTTCGACACCGCTGCGTTGGCCTCCATGCTAGAAAGTTGA
- a CDS encoding acyl-CoA/acyl-ACP dehydrogenase: MEFTLTDEQTMFQEMVRNWVEKECPKDAARDYEAQEFEYPFELWDKMSEAGFHAIGLPPELGGQGGDVVTQMILTRELARSLAGLTWIFGISSFCAKSINKFASDVAREELIPQLAEGKLRVAIAVTEPSGGTDLMGAMRTRATKVDGGWSITGQKIWSTAAHVSDYLFLMARTEDIVDKPARGVTLFLVKQPSEGLECRQIPKVGMKSVGSCEVFLDDVFVPDEYVVGQPGQGFYQMLSTLNNERIMVAALCTGIIDGCIEEAMSYLMEREAFGKKIGSFQVWHQNLADMAMMQKQAELMTYYAAWKSESGEDCGREANMAKVVASEYAGKCSDIAIQVLGGMGYALETHPQRYWRDSRLYRIGPITNEMARNSIAETFGLPRSF, translated from the coding sequence ATGGAGTTCACCCTCACCGACGAGCAGACGATGTTCCAAGAGATGGTCCGCAACTGGGTCGAGAAGGAATGCCCCAAGGATGCGGCCCGCGACTACGAGGCCCAGGAGTTCGAGTACCCGTTCGAGCTGTGGGACAAGATGTCCGAGGCCGGGTTCCACGCCATCGGTCTGCCCCCCGAACTGGGTGGACAGGGCGGCGATGTGGTCACCCAGATGATCCTCACCCGAGAACTGGCCCGCTCGCTGGCCGGGCTGACCTGGATCTTCGGCATCTCCTCGTTTTGCGCCAAGTCGATCAACAAGTTCGCCTCTGACGTGGCCCGCGAGGAGCTGATCCCCCAGTTGGCCGAAGGCAAGCTGCGGGTGGCCATCGCCGTCACCGAGCCGTCGGGGGGCACCGACCTCATGGGGGCCATGCGCACCCGGGCCACCAAGGTGGACGGCGGGTGGAGCATCACCGGCCAGAAGATCTGGTCGACCGCGGCCCACGTGTCCGACTACCTGTTCTTGATGGCCCGCACCGAGGACATCGTCGACAAGCCGGCCCGGGGGGTCACCCTGTTCTTGGTGAAACAGCCTTCGGAGGGCTTGGAGTGCCGCCAAATCCCCAAGGTGGGCATGAAGTCGGTGGGATCGTGCGAGGTGTTCCTCGACGACGTGTTCGTGCCCGACGAGTACGTGGTGGGCCAGCCGGGCCAGGGTTTCTACCAAATGCTGTCCACTCTCAACAACGAGCGGATCATGGTGGCCGCGTTGTGCACCGGAATCATCGACGGCTGCATCGAGGAGGCCATGAGCTACTTGATGGAGCGGGAGGCCTTCGGCAAGAAGATCGGCTCGTTCCAGGTGTGGCACCAGAACCTGGCCGACATGGCCATGATGCAGAAGCAGGCCGAGCTGATGACCTACTACGCAGCCTGGAAGTCGGAGTCGGGCGAGGACTGCGGCCGTGAGGCCAACATGGCCAAGGTGGTGGCCTCGGAGTACGCCGGCAAGTGCTCTGACATTGCCATCCAGGTGCTGGGGGGCATGGGCTACGCCCTGGAGACTCACCCTCAGCGCTACTGGCGAGACAGCCGCCTGTATCGCATTGGGCCCATCACCAACGAAATGGCCAGGAACAGCATCGCCGAGACCTTCGGGCTCCCACGCAGCTTCTAG
- a CDS encoding CoA transferase subunit A — MSAEKLSTLEDAAALVRDGDTVAIQNMATQAAPMALVRELIRQGRRDLGVVCLVGGISVDWLAAAGAMNRLIGAAVSMEQFGLCQRYRKAVEAGAIRVEELSETALNARLGAGARNLPFLPTRGLIGTDLIDLNDNLLMLDDPFGGPSVVACKALVPDVALVHAHKADRFGNIGYEPTALWPDLGIMPKAATTVIVTAEEIVDSEVLRANPDRTVLPGFMVDAVVEAPFGAHPTSFSPRYGYDTAMHLEWIGAARDDEAVAGFMEKYVTGPADHAAYLEAVGGTERQAALGNWEQT; from the coding sequence ATGAGCGCCGAGAAGCTGTCCACTCTTGAGGACGCGGCTGCCCTCGTTCGCGACGGAGACACCGTGGCCATTCAGAACATGGCCACCCAGGCCGCGCCGATGGCACTAGTGCGAGAGTTGATCCGCCAGGGCCGACGGGATCTCGGGGTGGTCTGCTTGGTGGGCGGCATCTCGGTGGACTGGCTGGCCGCCGCCGGAGCCATGAACCGCCTCATCGGCGCGGCCGTGTCAATGGAGCAGTTCGGTCTGTGTCAGCGCTACCGCAAAGCAGTGGAGGCAGGCGCAATCCGAGTGGAGGAGCTGTCGGAAACGGCGCTCAATGCCCGGTTGGGGGCAGGGGCTCGCAACCTGCCGTTCTTGCCCACCCGGGGACTGATCGGCACCGACCTGATTGACCTGAACGACAACCTGCTGATGCTGGATGACCCGTTTGGCGGGCCATCGGTGGTGGCCTGCAAGGCGCTGGTGCCCGATGTGGCCCTGGTGCATGCCCACAAGGCCGACCGATTCGGCAACATCGGCTACGAGCCCACCGCGCTGTGGCCCGATCTGGGGATCATGCCCAAGGCTGCCACCACGGTGATCGTCACCGCCGAGGAGATCGTGGACTCCGAAGTGCTGCGGGCCAATCCCGACCGCACCGTGCTGCCAGGCTTCATGGTGGACGCGGTGGTCGAGGCGCCCTTCGGCGCCCACCCCACATCGTTCTCTCCCCGCTATGGCTACGACACCGCCATGCACCTGGAATGGATCGGCGCAGCCCGCGACGATGAGGCAGTGGCCGGATTCATGGAGAAATACGTGACCGGTCCCGCCGATCACGCTGCCTACCTAGAGGCGGTGGGTGGAACTGAGAGGCAAGCCGCCCTAGGGAACTGGGAGCAGACGTGA
- a CDS encoding SDR family oxidoreductase produces MARPLDNRVALITGAGRGIGLAVAARLARDGAAVVVNDLDGDVAQEAAAAIAGAGGKAIAAPGSVVDHDDIEAMLNTAQDSFGRLDILVNNAGITADAMAHNMTDEQWNLVCDVALTGTFNLCRAAFPLLRGSRDNPPGHHRKVVNMASINGIYGIAGNVNYSAAKGGVIALTKSLAREWARHRINVNAVAPGYIAGTRLTGARDDDTGLGIPEAIIERIEAQIPIGRAGTPEDVAGACAWLASPDSDYATGQVIELHGGREMVELL; encoded by the coding sequence GTGGCCAGGCCATTGGACAACCGGGTGGCGCTTATTACCGGCGCTGGACGCGGCATCGGGTTGGCGGTAGCGGCCCGTTTGGCCCGGGATGGCGCCGCCGTCGTGGTGAACGATCTAGACGGCGACGTGGCCCAGGAGGCAGCAGCCGCTATTGCCGGCGCGGGTGGAAAGGCCATTGCGGCACCCGGCTCGGTGGTCGACCATGACGACATCGAGGCGATGTTGAACACCGCCCAAGACTCATTCGGCCGGTTGGACATCCTGGTCAATAACGCCGGCATCACCGCCGATGCCATGGCCCACAACATGACCGACGAGCAGTGGAACCTCGTCTGCGACGTGGCCCTTACGGGCACGTTCAACCTGTGCCGAGCGGCCTTCCCCCTGCTGCGGGGCAGTCGCGACAACCCGCCAGGCCATCACCGCAAGGTGGTGAACATGGCGTCCATCAACGGCATCTACGGAATCGCCGGCAACGTCAACTACTCCGCAGCCAAGGGCGGGGTGATCGCGCTCACCAAGTCTCTGGCTCGGGAGTGGGCCCGTCACCGGATCAACGTCAACGCGGTAGCCCCCGGCTACATAGCCGGCACCCGGCTCACCGGAGCTCGCGACGATGACACCGGCCTGGGCATCCCCGAGGCGATCATCGAGCGCATCGAGGCCCAGATCCCCATCGGGCGCGCTGGCACCCCCGAAGACGTGGCCGGGGCCTGCGCTTGGCTGGCATCACCGGACTCCGACTATGCAACTGGGCAGGTGATCGAACTCCACGGAGGACGAGAGATGGTTGAGCTGTTATGA
- a CDS encoding CoA-transferase subunit beta — protein MSDWRNSPPAEDWTIDELMIARLADCFADGDQACNGMASFVPVSAFWLARLTHAPDLVWLAGAVGLEPRPDRVPASTLEAPLWRDSIMYVEQYGDFWNFALNGRWLTKFCVGAAQLDRYGNGNNSVIGADYHNPRVRLPGTAGLGDMGSIGKALYYWNPNHNPRSLVENVDFVSCAGYLGGGSERADAGLEGGPELVITNLCVLDFHPDTRHMQVASLHPGVTFEQVQEATGFELPAPEGPIPTTAVPTAEQVRLIRDVIDPDNMRRREFGG, from the coding sequence ATGAGCGACTGGCGCAACAGCCCCCCGGCCGAGGACTGGACCATCGACGAGTTGATGATTGCTCGACTGGCTGACTGCTTCGCCGACGGCGACCAGGCCTGCAATGGCATGGCCTCGTTCGTGCCGGTCAGCGCCTTCTGGCTGGCCCGACTCACCCATGCCCCCGACCTGGTGTGGCTGGCTGGGGCGGTGGGACTTGAGCCCCGGCCCGACCGGGTCCCGGCCTCCACCCTGGAAGCCCCATTGTGGCGTGACTCCATCATGTACGTGGAGCAGTACGGCGACTTCTGGAACTTCGCCCTCAACGGCCGGTGGCTCACCAAGTTCTGCGTGGGGGCCGCTCAGCTCGACCGCTACGGCAACGGCAATAACTCGGTGATCGGCGCTGACTACCACAATCCTCGGGTGCGCCTGCCGGGAACCGCCGGTTTGGGCGATATGGGCTCGATCGGCAAGGCGCTCTACTACTGGAACCCCAACCACAACCCCCGCTCGCTGGTGGAGAATGTGGACTTCGTCTCATGTGCTGGGTACTTGGGGGGCGGTTCCGAGCGGGCCGATGCTGGGTTGGAGGGCGGACCGGAGCTGGTGATCACCAACCTCTGCGTGCTGGACTTCCACCCCGACACCCGCCACATGCAGGTGGCATCGCTACACCCTGGAGTGACCTTCGAACAGGTACAGGAAGCCACTGGCTTCGAGCTGCCCGCACCAGAGGGGCCGATACCCACCACCGCGGTGCCCACCGCAGAGCAAGTGCGCCTGATCCGCGATGTCATCGACCCCGACAACATGCGCCGCCGGGAATTCGGCGGATGA
- a CDS encoding FAD-dependent oxidoreductase produces MRIEPNMSSVVVVGSGAAGLTAAVAAAQSGAEVTVVERAPVLGGTTALSGGLAWMPANRLMAAEGVDDSLAEAREYLQALCLGDVDDELLDYFADQAPAVADWLDSTTGLSWQTVPYPDYHPELPGGKPGHRPLEPQPRRASPELDQRIRTAPNVTAPITYRELATGDFDRDNIAARTRSGVITMGRSMIASLVEAAEALGAAILTGVGVDGLAQSGGKVNGVRIGPDVITGRVILASGGFERDPALVRAFLRGPMTGPVGAPGMDGTALRLSLAAGAELGNMAEAWWCPAMTVLGEAIDGEPFHRLVLTERARPRSLMVDSRGRRFANEARNYNDVGRAMQAFDPTGFQYPAATAWLVFDSGYRRRYHLGPLRRDGPDPEWLHRADSLDELATAIGVDSEELAASVTRFNHLAVTGDDPDFGWGRSIYDRFVGDPTAPHPTLGPLEEPPFYAVRLHPGCLGTKGGPRTDIHGQVRHQDGGLIEGLYAVGNAAASPLGAAYPGAGGTIGPMLVAARAAGTTAAS; encoded by the coding sequence TTGAGAATTGAGCCCAACATGTCCTCGGTAGTGGTTGTCGGGTCGGGGGCTGCCGGATTGACCGCCGCGGTGGCCGCGGCCCAGTCGGGAGCCGAGGTGACTGTGGTGGAGCGAGCGCCGGTGCTGGGCGGGACTACCGCGCTGTCGGGAGGTTTGGCCTGGATGCCGGCCAACCGGCTGATGGCCGCTGAAGGAGTGGACGACTCTCTTGCCGAGGCCCGCGAGTACTTGCAGGCGCTGTGCCTAGGGGATGTGGACGACGAGCTATTGGACTACTTCGCCGATCAGGCACCCGCAGTGGCCGATTGGCTGGATTCGACCACCGGGCTTTCGTGGCAAACGGTCCCCTATCCCGACTACCACCCCGAGCTACCGGGCGGAAAACCAGGCCATCGCCCCCTGGAGCCCCAGCCCCGCCGGGCGTCGCCAGAGCTCGACCAGCGCATCCGCACGGCACCCAATGTGACTGCCCCAATCACGTACCGGGAACTGGCCACCGGTGACTTCGACCGTGACAACATAGCGGCCCGGACCCGCAGCGGCGTGATCACCATGGGCCGATCGATGATCGCCTCTTTGGTAGAAGCTGCCGAAGCCTTGGGGGCAGCAATACTCACCGGCGTCGGCGTGGACGGTTTGGCGCAGTCAGGCGGCAAGGTGAACGGCGTGCGGATCGGCCCTGACGTGATCACCGGGCGGGTGATCCTGGCCTCCGGTGGATTCGAGCGCGATCCCGCCTTGGTTCGGGCGTTTCTGCGAGGGCCGATGACCGGACCGGTAGGCGCCCCCGGCATGGACGGGACTGCGCTGCGCTTGTCGCTAGCCGCCGGGGCTGAGTTGGGCAACATGGCCGAGGCGTGGTGGTGTCCGGCCATGACCGTGCTCGGAGAAGCCATCGACGGCGAGCCATTCCACCGGCTGGTGCTCACCGAGCGCGCTCGGCCCCGGTCGCTGATGGTGGACTCACGGGGACGGCGGTTCGCCAACGAGGCCCGCAACTACAACGACGTAGGCCGGGCCATGCAGGCCTTCGACCCCACCGGGTTCCAATACCCGGCGGCCACCGCCTGGCTGGTATTCGACTCCGGCTACCGCCGCCGCTACCACCTGGGGCCGCTCCGCAGAGACGGCCCTGATCCGGAGTGGCTGCATCGAGCCGACAGCTTGGACGAACTAGCCACCGCTATCGGCGTAGACAGCGAAGAGCTAGCTGCCTCGGTAACCCGATTCAACCATCTGGCCGTCACCGGAGACGACCCCGACTTCGGCTGGGGCCGCTCCATCTACGACCGCTTTGTCGGCGACCCGACGGCCCCCCACCCCACGCTCGGCCCGCTTGAAGAGCCGCCGTTCTACGCCGTTCGCCTCCATCCCGGTTGCCTCGGCACCAAGGGAGGCCCCCGAACCGACATCCATGGCCAGGTCCGCCACCAAGATGGCGGCCTCATCGAGGGGCTCTACGCGGTGGGCAACGCCGCCGCCAGCCCCCTCGGCGCGGCCTACCCCGGCGCAGGCGGCACCATCGGCCCAATGCTGGTCGCGGCCCGCGCCGCCGGCACCACGGCAGCCAGCTAG
- a CDS encoding ABC transporter ATP-binding protein, with the protein MRNPAIEVTGLRKSYGAHEAVAGVDLHVEEGEILAFLGPNGAGKTTTVEILEGFRTRTAGEVSVLGQDPASAGLDWRERIGIVLQESQPEEYLTVAETVIMWAAYFPAPRPVQEVIELVALTDHRDQRVGRLSGGQRRRLDLALALVGNPELLFLDEPTTGFDPTARREAWAMIDGLRDLGVTVLLTTHYMDEAQNLADRISVIAAGKIIARGTAADLAEAASLQTRISWNAQEVPLDELPDQLRAAATVLDVAGQPGDSSPRTAEGPTRLAILTNEVTDTVAALLQVAGRLGRKIESLEVQTPTLEDTYLALIGEADRAGGLNR; encoded by the coding sequence ATGCGCAACCCGGCAATCGAGGTAACCGGACTGCGCAAGTCCTACGGCGCGCACGAAGCAGTCGCCGGCGTTGACCTCCACGTGGAAGAAGGCGAGATTCTGGCCTTCTTGGGGCCGAACGGCGCGGGCAAGACCACCACGGTCGAAATTCTCGAAGGCTTCCGGACCCGAACTGCCGGAGAAGTCTCTGTTCTCGGCCAAGATCCGGCCAGTGCGGGCCTGGATTGGCGGGAGCGAATCGGGATCGTGTTGCAGGAGTCCCAGCCCGAGGAGTATCTGACAGTCGCCGAAACGGTGATCATGTGGGCTGCGTACTTCCCCGCCCCTCGCCCAGTGCAAGAGGTGATCGAGCTGGTGGCCTTGACGGACCACCGCGACCAACGGGTCGGGCGCTTGTCGGGAGGTCAACGTCGCAGGCTTGATCTGGCCTTAGCGCTGGTGGGAAACCCCGAGCTGCTGTTCCTCGACGAGCCCACTACCGGATTCGACCCGACCGCCCGTCGGGAGGCGTGGGCCATGATCGACGGCCTGCGCGACTTGGGTGTGACCGTTCTGCTCACCACCCACTACATGGACGAGGCCCAGAACCTGGCCGACCGGATCTCAGTGATCGCCGCCGGAAAAATCATTGCCAGGGGCACGGCCGCAGACCTGGCTGAGGCGGCATCGCTGCAAACCCGGATCTCGTGGAATGCCCAAGAGGTGCCTTTGGACGAATTGCCCGACCAGCTTCGAGCCGCGGCAACGGTGCTTGATGTGGCGGGCCAGCCTGGGGACTCAAGCCCCCGCACAGCTGAGGGCCCCACCAGACTTGCCATTCTCACCAACGAGGTCACCGACACCGTTGCCGCACTGTTGCAGGTAGCCGGGCGGCTGGGCCGCAAGATCGAGTCGCTGGAAGTGCAGACCCCAACACTGGAAGACACCTACCTGGCGTTGATCGGCGAGGCCGACCGCGCCGGAGGGCTAAACCGATGA
- a CDS encoding LLM class flavin-dependent oxidoreductase has translation MKDLEIGVPGQIMPPAHRAVELGQRAEADGYDALWWPCHLMGWHPDSIWTPDMSPLAAVQPSGHVYFDPLVMMGAVGAQTETIKVGAVVTDLIRRHPAMVANMALTLDHLTQGRAILGLGSGERMNVTPYGMDFDRPVGRLEEGIEIIRALWGADGPINYEGKFHQLKDAVLGLSPYGDTPPPIWTAAHGPRMLRITGRLADGWLPTKLAPEVYADSLATIRQASVEAGRDAEAVTPGLLAYVLAAPDEATLRLMQEAPLLRAIMVMLPPQIFRELGVEPPEGFHDLIPASVPRAQAEAIIDGIPPKVVDYYCFCGTPEQIAEEVRTYYDAGLRHLIMWNVTAFGDPELAGWSFKAMREVKDILRGSG, from the coding sequence ATGAAGGATCTCGAGATCGGCGTTCCGGGCCAGATCATGCCCCCGGCCCACCGGGCGGTGGAACTGGGCCAGCGGGCCGAGGCCGATGGATACGACGCTCTGTGGTGGCCGTGCCATCTGATGGGCTGGCACCCCGATTCGATCTGGACCCCGGACATGAGTCCGCTGGCCGCCGTACAGCCCAGTGGCCATGTGTACTTCGATCCGCTGGTGATGATGGGCGCAGTAGGAGCCCAGACCGAGACCATCAAGGTGGGGGCCGTCGTCACCGACCTGATCCGCCGCCACCCGGCCATGGTGGCCAACATGGCCCTCACCCTCGACCACCTGACCCAGGGCCGGGCCATCTTGGGTTTGGGCTCGGGCGAGCGAATGAACGTGACCCCCTATGGCATGGACTTCGACCGCCCGGTCGGTCGCCTGGAGGAAGGCATCGAGATCATACGGGCGCTGTGGGGAGCCGATGGTCCCATCAACTACGAGGGCAAGTTCCATCAGCTGAAAGACGCCGTACTGGGCCTGTCGCCCTATGGGGACACTCCCCCACCCATCTGGACCGCGGCCCACGGTCCCCGGATGCTGCGCATCACCGGTCGGCTAGCCGACGGATGGCTTCCTACGAAGCTGGCGCCCGAGGTCTACGCCGACTCGTTGGCGACGATCCGCCAGGCGTCGGTGGAGGCGGGCCGAGACGCAGAGGCGGTCACCCCTGGCTTGCTGGCCTACGTGCTTGCCGCCCCCGACGAGGCCACGCTGCGGCTCATGCAAGAAGCACCCTTGCTGCGGGCCATTATGGTGATGCTGCCCCCACAGATTTTCCGCGAACTCGGGGTGGAACCCCCCGAGGGATTCCACGACCTGATCCCCGCGTCGGTGCCTCGGGCACAGGCCGAGGCCATCATCGACGGCATCCCCCCCAAGGTGGTGGACTACTACTGCTTCTGCGGCACCCCCGAGCAGATCGCCGAGGAGGTCCGCACCTACTACGACGCCGGTCTGCGCCACTTGATCATGTGGAACGTCACCGCCTTCGGCGACCCCGAGTTGGCCGGATGGTCATTCAAGGCCATGCGCGAGGTCAAAGACATTTTGAGAGGCAGCGGATGA